One genomic segment of Gopherus flavomarginatus isolate rGopFla2 chromosome 11, rGopFla2.mat.asm, whole genome shotgun sequence includes these proteins:
- the LOC127031870 gene encoding olfactory receptor 6T1-like, which produces MANQTWVTEFILLGFPNLWGLQVLLFIVLLLTYVLTVTGNLVILVLTLSDQRLHTHMYFFLGNLSFLELVLTTVIIPKLLSGLLAGRVTISFASCMTQSYIYFLLGTTDFFLLAIMSFDRYQAICNPLRYEAIMSSKVCSQLVLGSWLGSFLCVLFPTAMLTRLTFCGPNTIDHFFCDSWPLLQLSCSDTRLLERVDFVLSSFVLLSSLAFTTVSYTYIISTILRIPSSSERRRAFSTCSSHLTVVVMVYGSSIFLYVRPSWGKSLLLNKVAATLSCIVTPLLNPFIFSLRNDKVKEVLQDAFRQHKVKFSQRV; this is translated from the coding sequence ATGGCAAACCAAACTTGGGTGACAGAATTTATTCTCCTGGGGTTCCCCAATCTATGGGGGTTGCAGGTCCTGCTCTTCATTGTCCTCTTGTTGACCTATGTGCTTACAGTAACCGGAAACTTGGTCATTCTTGTGTTGACACTGAGTGACCAGAGACTCCATACCCACATGTATTTCTTTCTGGGGAACTTGTCCTTTCTGGAGCTAGTGTTAACCACAGTCATCATCCCAAAATTGCTGTCGGGCCTCCTCGCTGGGAGAGTCACCATCTCCTTTGCTAGCTGCATGACCCAGTCCTATATCTACTTCCTTTTGGGAACCACCGATTTCTTCCTCCTGGCTATCATGTCCTTTGACCGTTACCAAGCCATCTGCAACCCACTGAGGTATGAAGCCATCATGAGCAGCAAAGTCTGTTCCCAGCTTGTCCTGGGTTCCTGGTTAGGCAGCTTCCTATGTGTCCTCTTCCCAACTGCTATGCTAACTAGGTTGACCTTCTGTGGGCCCAATACCATTGACCACTTCTTTTGTGATAGCTGGCCCCTTCTGCAGCTTTCCTGCTCTGACACCCGACTCCTCGAACGGGTGGACTTTGTGCTGTCCTCCTTCGTGCTGCTAAGCTCCTTGGCTTTCACCACAGTCTCCTACACCtacatcatctccaccatcctgaggaTACCATCCTCCTCAGAGAGGCGgagagccttctccacctgctcttCCCACTTGACTGTGGTGGTGATGGTGTACGGCAGCTCCATATTCCTCTATGTCAGGCCATCATGGGGAAAGTCTTTGCTTCTCAATAAAGTGGCTGCGACCTTGAGTTGCATCGTGACACCTTTGCTGAACCCCTTCATTTTTAGCCTCAGGAATGACAAGGTGAAGGAGGTTTTGCAGGATGCTTTCCGGCAGCATAAGGTGAAATTTTCCCAGAGGGTTTGA
- the LOC127031673 gene encoding olfactory receptor 6M1-like — MKFNLLHYIPHQEVVKISNESRVTEFILMGFPLSRQMEIFLFVLFLMFYLVTLSGNLVIITITLTDCRLRTPMYFFLWNFSFMEIWFTSVTVPKLLSGLLFGSRIISFTSCMVQSFFYFFLAVTEFLLLAVMSFDRYIAICNPLRYTVIMNSHVCSVLVFGAWTGAFFYVLGPLSAVAEVPYCGPNGVNHFFCDITPLVKLSCKDAHVLESAIFIMASVLILSSLVVTAVSYMYIITTVLRTPMAQGRQKAFSTCTSHITVVSIVYSTHIYMHVRPIESSSLELNKVVALLTSVVTPSLNPFIYTLRNEQVKQALKEAVAQNKVFLFYKKFIP, encoded by the exons ATGAAGTTCAACCTCCT ACATTATATTCCACACCAAGAAGTGGTAAAAATAAGCAATGAGAGCAGAGTGACTGAGTTTATCCTAATGGGGTTTCCCCTCAGCCGCCAGATGGAAAtcttcctctttgttctgttcctcaTGTTCTACCTGGTCACCCTCTCAGGCAACTTGGtcatcatcaccatcaccttGACTGATTGCCGGCTCCGaacccccatgtatttcttcctgtgGAACTTCTCCTTCATGGAGATCTGGTTCACTTCCGTCACGGTGCCCAAGCTCCTCTCCGGTTTGCTCTTCGGGAGCAGGATCATCTCCTTCACCAGCTGCATGGTACAAAGCTTCTTCTACTTCTTCCTGGCAGTGACGGAGTTCCTCCTCCTGGCCGTCATGTCCTTTGACCGATATATTGCCATCTGTAACCCACTGAGATACACAGTCATCATGAACAGCCACGTCTGCTCCGTGCTGGTCTTTGGGGCCTGGACTGGGGCCTTCTTCTATGTCCTTGGACCACTGAGTGCTGTCGCTGAGGTACCCTACTGTGGCCCCAATGGGGTCAACCACTTCTTCTGTGACATTACACCACTGGTTAAATTGTCCTGCAAGGATGCCCATGTCCTGGAGTCAGCCATTTTCATCATGGCATCAGTGCTTATCCTGAGCTCCTTGGTGGTGACTGCAGTGTCCTACATGTACATCATCACCACGGTGCTCAGGACCCCCATGGCTCAGGGCAGGCAaaaggccttctccacctgcacctctcacATCACAGTGGTCAGCATTGTCTACAGCACCCACATCTACATGCATGTCCGCCCCATTGAAAGCAGCTCCTTGGAGCTCAACAAGGTGGTGGCCTTGCTGACCTCTGTGGTGACACCATCCCTCAACCCCTTCATCTACACCCTCAGGAACGAGCAGGTCAAACAGGCCCTGAAGGAGGCTGTAGCTCAGAACAAGGTCTTCCTGTTCTACAAAAAGTTTATcccctaa